A genomic region of Silurus meridionalis isolate SWU-2019-XX chromosome 7, ASM1480568v1, whole genome shotgun sequence contains the following coding sequences:
- the ankrd1b gene encoding LOW QUALITY PROTEIN: ankyrin repeat domain-containing protein 1b (The sequence of the model RefSeq protein was modified relative to this genomic sequence to represent the inferred CDS: substituted 1 base at 1 genomic stop codon) — protein SECTDLGNTQEKKNISKININLNGGLKIGTMTEYSILRLXQRRKVRKILEEKQQPEPEIVSDCVSEVDFLKAVEDNKLPVVECYLARRANPNTCDSFKRTALHRACSQGNMEIVKRLLEAGALIENKDKLDATAVHWACRGGSLPVLELLLNHEGNLHAKDKLHSTPLHVAVRTGHYECAEYLIHCGSDVNAKDREGDTPMHDAVRLNRFKFIQLLLLHGANLKLKNYEGKSPMDSVLEWQNGAKTILGNYKHNKNSQDK, from the exons aaaataaatatcaatttgAATGGTGGTCTCAAAATTGGGACTATGACTGAATATTCAATACTAAGACTATG ACagaggaggaaagtgaggaAGATCTTAGAGGAAAAACAACAGCCAGAACCTGAAATAGTG TCCGATTGTGTTTCTGAAGTTGACTTTCTGAAAGCAGTAGAGGACAACAAATTACCAGTGGTTGAGTGTTACCTCGCCAGGCGTGCAAACCCAAACACATGCGATAGT TTCAAGCGCACAGCACTCCACAGAGCATGCTCTCAGGGGAACATGGAGATTGTGAAGAGGCTGCTGGAAGCTGGGGCTCTAATTGAAAACAAGGATAAG CTTGATGCTACTGCTGTTCATTGGGCCTGTCGGGGAGGAAGTTTGCCTGTTCTGGAGCTGCTCCTCAACCACGAAGGCAACCTCCATGCCAAAGATAAG CTCCACAGTACTCCTCTTCATGTGGCAGTGAGGACAGGTCACTATGAATGTGCTGAATACCTCATTCACTGCGGCTCTGACGTCAATGCAAAAGACAGA GAGGGAGACACACCAATGCATGATGCTGTACGGCTGAACAGATTCAAATTTATCCAGTTGCTCCTGTTGCATGGAGCCAATCTGAAACTGAAGAACTAT GAGGGTAAATCACCCATGGACAGCGTTTTGGAGTGGCAGAATGGAGCGAAAACTATTTTAGGCAactataaacacaataaaaactcACAAGATAAGTAA
- the kif20bb gene encoding kinesin-like protein KIF20B isoform X1 gives MESCLNYKPERVGSVTVEDLRKDLFSEFSKIPASQDPVFVEKEHLQVYLRIRPLTSSESEFNESQDCVSVEPPDTVVLKAPRLSLTARQSEKLGPQLAQRFQFSKVFGPETTQRQIFDGTTKALVKNVLGGENSLIFTYGVTNAGKTFTFLGPESDGGILPRSLNVIFNSIVGRVYEQNNIKPHRCVDYTRLTRDQQEEDAKIKKNLLRRFKESDLQKSSSSISNSACSTLLEGSSFGELDEDSLCLEEDSNVKFSVWVSFCEIYNENIHDLLDFISNTSHRRSVLRLCQDVKGNSFVKDLTWVQVNSADEAYKVLKIGRKNQSFSSTKLNSVSSRSHSIFSIRILRIEDMSVPRVQTISELSLCDLAGSERCAKTQNRGDRLKEAGNINTSLLTLGKCMNALRLSQTQSKFQQHIPFRESKLTHYLQGFFCGRGKACMIVNINQCASMYDETLNVLKFSALAQKVVVLNPKPVLSVVPKKSAREVSMMINNVDKREWTRRSTLIGWETSLEDVLEDEDDEEMDVDEEEEEESAEESMAEKTVLEAAEDEQLGELQQKIKELKEELAKEQSEKLAIESRIREEVTTEFMELFSNMEKDYNERLQREKEIAEERAERRLEILKNLVNKNDTETATTTSAEEGNKEAKTVFLAGMIEEMQNDLVNIRRDAEAAQSCLESRGHSPGDVSTLKTQLEEMAEELLKNRQLLDNKTKEMKEVQVCLQNSNDQLLEVKKDYENQKLRNQQLMEMCEEKDEMISKLQTALDQNIEAADEDRAYINTIKEEILNYRNNCKCMLNDGEEKSKDQKIQHLAETLKEKNDLLAELERERHSLDENLKKLTEDLEKQAHECESAFSLLDLEKASTTKLKIESKALARELSDFQQAATDMKSRLIAMEAELSVKTMEAAKLSEELQKAKALLQKYENEATEQSQMIKSLKLENENLHQKLNSKELLEEQTNKCAFQETITALRRECETMMTASQEKSRRITALEEEVSQVKKEMSQQQTLCNQLEQELGAQRKEHEHLLGSYEAERLIVEQMPRRHSELETELHGVRQQLGVLEKQQQAFKHHSERVKELEKKLEEKEANCADLEQRLHLTQNKLDQAEESGRCLESALKKRRKDVESSLVQKNAELENKTQELLQSRKQVNEALETIKTLNLDLEQKEKRIADLLSQLKESNAETEQLQKQVVSLSEEVRTLQQKLCDLEKDKDRALNAVAKKAKIIEQLKTEQANKADYDTQELLAKEKLIEEMRLTLSDEKRSRTEQEQLLEARLNEIKSLSGELVKLKESCQRNSGSQGVSDPSHQEKQQTEKTSKVLIQPSVHESSVLSTESEKEKRFPKPELEISFTPLKPDRLNVRRPGDEESVTVKIKRTARKRKSTEIENLLESENRKNMRLRGNHRTNIHCVESPTVLPKKANQSKPNDSPISLKGRKDGTLQKIGDFIQSSPTLLGSKAKKIMAKVALKSPAPENTETSNKPKRPKRKLFKTQISSPLDIPSHPNIIINQDNKESDHLIIKRKLRTRTAKIVHPQADFW, from the exons ATGGAGTCCTGCTTGAATTACAAACCCGAAAGAGTGGGCTCGGTAACTGTTGAAGACCTGAGAAAAGACCTTTTCTCTGAATTCTCCAAAATACCTGCATCTCAG GATCCTGTATTCGTGGAGAAGGAACACTTGCAGGTCTACTTACGGATACGTCCTTTGACCTCCAGCGAAAGTGAATTTAATGAATCACAG GATTGTGTTTCAGTCGAGCCCCCAGACACTGTGGTTTTAAAAGCCCCGAGATTATCACTGACAGCTAGACAGAGTGAAAAACTGGGACCCCAACTTGCACAGCGATTCCAGTTTTCAAAG GTGTTTGGGCCGGAAACGACACAAAGGCAAATATTTGATGGAACAACAAAAGCTCTTGTAAAGAACGTCCTGGGGGGAGAAAATTCTTTAATCTTCACATACGGTGTAACCAATGCTGGGAAGACGTTCACGTTTTTGG GTCCTGAGAGTGATGGAGGAATTCTGCCCAGGTCACTGAATGTGATCTTTAACAGCATTGTGGGGCGAGTTTATGAACAGAACAACATTAAACCCCACCGTTGCGTCGACTACACCAGATTGACCAGAGACCAGCAGGAAGAAGATGCCAAGATCAAGAAAAACCTTTTACGAAGATTTAAAGAG AGTGATTTGCAAAAAAGCTCCTCCAGCATTTCAAATTCAGCTTGCAGCACCTTGCTTGAGG GTTCAAGTTTTGGTGAGTTGGATGAAGACAGTCTTTGTTTGGAGGAAGATTCCAATGTAAAATTCTCAGTGTGGGTTTCCTTCTGCGAGATCTACAACGAGAACATTCACGACCTGCTCGACTTTATCTCAAATACGTCCCACAGGAGGAGCGTACTGCGACTGTGTCAGGATGTCAAAGGCAACTCATTTGTCAAAG atctgACATGGGTTCAGGTAAACAGTGCAGATGAAGCTTACAAAGTTCTAAAGATCGGAAGGAAAAACCAGAGCTTCTCATCTACAAAGCTCAATAGTGTTTCAAGCAGAAG CCATAGTATCTTCTCCATCCGAATTCTGAGAATTGAAGATATGAGTGTGCCTCGAGTCCAGACGATAAGCGA GTTGTCTCTGTGTGATCTGGCCGGATCAGAACGATGTGCAAAAACCCAAAACAGAGGAGACCGCTTAAAAGAAGCCGGGAACATTAACACATCGTTGTTAACTTTAGGAAAATGCATGAATGCCTTGAGACTGAGTCAGACCCAGTCAAA GTTCCAGCAGCATATCCCCTTTAGAGAAAGCAAACTCACTCACTACCTGCAGGGCTTCTTCTGCGGGCGCGGAAAAGCCTGCATGATCGTTAACATCAACCAGTGTGCTTCAATGTACGATGAAACGCTGAACGTCCTCAAGTTCTCAGCTTTGGCTCAGAAG GTTGTAGTCTTGAACCCCAAACCAGTCTTAAGTGTAGTGCCCAAGAAATCTGCCAGGGAAGTCTCCATGATGATCAACAATGTGGACAAGAGAGAGTGGACCAGGAGAAGCACCTTGATTGGGTGGGAGACAAGCCTGGAGGATGTGctagaggatgaggatgatgaagaaatggatgtagatgaggaggaagaagaggaaagtGCTGAGGAGAGCATGGCGGAAAAAACTGTGCTAGAAGCTGCAGAAGATGAACAGCTGGGTGAG CTACAGCAGAAGATTAAAGAGCTTAAAGAAGAACTCGCCAAGGAGCAATCTGAAAAACTGGCCATAGAATCTCGAATCCGGGAAGAGGTTACCACAGAGTTCATGGAGCTGTTTTCCAATATGGAAAAGGATTACAA cgAACGTcttcagagagagaaggaaatagCTGAAGAAAGAGCTGAGAGGAGATTAGAAATACTTAAGAATTTAGTCAACAAAAACGACACAGAGACGGCAACCACGACTTCTGCTGAGGAGGGAAATAAG GAGGCTAAAACGGTATTCTTGGCTGGAATGATTGAAGAGATGCAGAATGACCTGGTTAACATAAGGAGAGATGCTGAGGCAGCGCAGTCTTGTCTGGAGAGTAGGGGGCATTCTCCCGGAGACGTCAGCACGCTAAAGACACAGCTAGAGGAGATGGCAGAAGAGCTTCTTAAAAACCGCCAGCTCCTGGATAATAAAACTAAGG AAATGAAAGAAGTGCAGGTTTGTTTACAGAATTCTAATGACCAGCTGCTGGAAGTTAAAAAG GATTATGAAAATCAAAAGCTGAGGAATCAGCAACTTATGGAAATGtgtgaagaaaaagatgaaatgaTCTCCAAGCTTCAGACTGCTTTGGATCAAAACATTGAAGCTGCTGATGAAGAT AGAGCCTACATCAACACTATTAAAGAGGAAATCTTAAACTATAGAAATAACTGCAAGTGTATGCTCAATGATGGTGAAGAGAAGAGCAAAGACCAGAAAATTCAACATCTTGCAGAAACTCTCAAAGAGAAAAATGACTTGTTGGCCGAGCTCGAGCGTGAacggcattctcttgatgaaaATTTGAAGAAGCTCACCGAAGATCTAGAAAAACAAGCTCATGAATGTGAATCTGCTTTCTCTTTACTTGATTTAGAAAAAGCGTCTACGACTAAACTGAAAATTGAGAGCAAAGCACTTGCCCGTGAGCTCAGTGATTTCCAGCAAGCAGCCACTGACATGAAGTCCAGGCTCATAGCCATGGAAGCCGAATTAAGTGTTAAGACCATGGAGGCAGCCAAGCTTTCTGAGGAGCTCCAAAAAGCTAAAGCTCTTCTCCAAAAGTATGAAAACGAGGCAACTGAGCAATCCCAGATGATCAAATCCCTGAAGCTGGAGAATGAGAACTTGCACCAGAAACTCAATTCCAAAGAGCTTTtagaagaacaaacaaacaagtgtgCCTTCCAGGAAACCATCACAGCTCTCCGTAGAGAATGCGAGACCATGATGACCGCCTCTCAGGAGAAAAGCAGGAGGATCACAGCCCTGGAGGAGGAAGTCAGTCAGGTGAAAAAGGAAATGAGCCAGCAGCAGACTCTGTGCAATCAGCTTGAGCAAGAGCTAGGTGCTCAGAGAAAGGAGCATGAACATCTGCTCGGTAGCTATGAAGCAGAGAGGCTGATTGTGGAGCAGATGCCGAGACGTCATTCTGAACTGGAGACAGAGCTGCATGGGGTTAGACAGCAGTTGGGTGTCCTGGAGAAGCAACAGCAGGCCTTTAAACACCACTCTGAGAGAGTTAAAGAGCTAGAGAAGAAGCTGGAAGAGAAAGAGGCTAATTGTGCAGATCTGGAGCAGAGACTTCATCTGACTCAGAACAAACTGGACCAGGCGGAGGAGAGCGGTAGATGTCTGGAGAGCGCtcttaaaaaaaggagaaaggatgTGGAGAGTAGCCTTGTTCAAAAGAATGCAGAGCTGGAGAATAAAACTCAGGAACTATTGCA ATCGAGAAAACAGGTAAATGAAGCACTGGAGACAATTAAGACGTTAAATCTTGATCTGGAACAGAAAGAGAAACGTATCGCTGATCTGCTTTCTCAGCTGAAAGAAAGCAATGCTGAAACTGAGCAGCTGCAAAAACAG GTTGTGTCTTTGTCTGAAGAAGTCAGAACACTGCAACAGAAGCTGTGCGATTTGGAGAAAGACAAGGATCGAGCTCTGAACGCCGTCGCCAAGAAAGCGAAGATTATCGAACAACTGAAGACT GAACAAGCCAACAAAGCTGACTATGATACTCAAG AGCTTCTGGCCAAGGAAAAGCTCATTGAAGAAATGCGCCTCACCCTGTCAGACGAAAAGCGGTCACGCACAGAACAAGAGCAACTTCTGGAAGCCAGACTCAATGAGATTAAATCGCTAAGTGGAG AACTTGTGAAGCTGAAAGAGAGCTGTCAAAGAAACAGTGGGAGTCAAGGCGTATCTGATCCTTCACACCAGGAGAAGCAACAAACTGAAAAAACGTCCAAGGTTTTGATA cAGCCTTCAGTGCACGAGTCCTCAGTGCTCTCCACCGAGAGCGAAAAAGAAAAACGCTTTCCCAAACCCGAGCTGGAGATCAGCTTCACCCCTCTCAAACCTGACCGCTTGAACGTCCGCAGGCCTGGAGATGAGGAGTCAGTCACAGTCAAAATCAAGCGCACGGCCAGGAAGAGGAAGAGTACTGAGATTGAG AACTTGTTGGAGTCAGAGAACAGGAAGAACATGCGGCTGAGAGGAAATCACAGGACTAATATACATTGTGTTGAG
- the kif20bb gene encoding kinesin-like protein KIF20B isoform X2 has product MESCLNYKPERVGSVTVEDLRKDLFSEFSKIPASQDPVFVEKEHLQVYLRIRPLTSSESEFNESQDCVSVEPPDTVVLKAPRLSLTARQSEKLGPQLAQRFQFSKVFGPETTQRQIFDGTTKALVKNVLGGENSLIFTYGVTNAGKTFTFLGPESDGGILPRSLNVIFNSIVGRVYEQNNIKPHRCVDYTRLTRDQQEEDAKIKKNLLRRFKESDLQKSSSSISNSACSTLLEGSSFGELDEDSLCLEEDSNVKFSVWVSFCEIYNENIHDLLDFISNTSHRRSVLRLCQDVKGNSFVKDLTWVQVNSADEAYKVLKIGRKNQSFSSTKLNSVSSRSHSIFSIRILRIEDMSVPRVQTISELSLCDLAGSERCAKTQNRGDRLKEAGNINTSLLTLGKCMNALRLSQTQSKFQQHIPFRESKLTHYLQGFFCGRGKACMIVNINQCASMYDETLNVLKFSALAQKVVVLNPKPVLSVVPKKSAREVSMMINNVDKREWTRRSTLIGWETSLEDVLEDEDDEEMDVDEEEEEESAEESMAEKTVLEAAEDEQLGELQQKIKELKEELAKEQSEKLAIESRIREEVTTEFMELFSNMEKDYNERLQREKEIAEERAERRLEILKNLVNKNDTETATTTSAEEGNKEAKTVFLAGMIEEMQNDLVNIRRDAEAAQSCLESRGHSPGDVSTLKTQLEEMAEELLKNRQLLDNKTKEMKEVQVCLQNSNDQLLEVKKDYENQKLRNQQLMEMCEEKDEMISKLQTALDQNIEAADEDRAYINTIKEEILNYRNNCKCMLNDGEEKSKDQKIQHLAETLKEKNDLLAELERERHSLDENLKKLTEDLEKQAHECESAFSLLDLEKASTTKLKIESKALARELSDFQQAATDMKSRLIAMEAELSVKTMEAAKLSEELQKAKALLQKYENEATEQSQMIKSLKLENENLHQKLNSKELLEEQTNKCAFQETITALRRECETMMTASQEKSRRITALEEEVSQVKKEMSQQQTLCNQLEQELGAQRKEHEHLLGSYEAERLIVEQMPRRHSELETELHGVRQQLGVLEKQQQAFKHHSERVKELEKKLEEKEANCADLEQRLHLTQNKLDQAEESGRCLESALKKRRKDVESSLVQKNAELENKTQELLQSRKQVNEALETIKTLNLDLEQKEKRIADLLSQLKESNAETEQLQKQVVSLSEEVRTLQQKLCDLEKDKDRALNAVAKKAKIIEQLKTEQANKADYDTQELLAKEKLIEEMRLTLSDEKRSRTEQEQLLEARLNEIKSLSGELVKLKESCQRNSGSQGVSDPSHQEKQQTEKTSKVLIPSVHESSVLSTESEKEKRFPKPELEISFTPLKPDRLNVRRPGDEESVTVKIKRTARKRKSTEIENLLESENRKNMRLRGNHRTNIHCVESPTVLPKKANQSKPNDSPISLKGRKDGTLQKIGDFIQSSPTLLGSKAKKIMAKVALKSPAPENTETSNKPKRPKRKLFKTQISSPLDIPSHPNIIINQDNKESDHLIIKRKLRTRTAKIVHPQADFW; this is encoded by the exons ATGGAGTCCTGCTTGAATTACAAACCCGAAAGAGTGGGCTCGGTAACTGTTGAAGACCTGAGAAAAGACCTTTTCTCTGAATTCTCCAAAATACCTGCATCTCAG GATCCTGTATTCGTGGAGAAGGAACACTTGCAGGTCTACTTACGGATACGTCCTTTGACCTCCAGCGAAAGTGAATTTAATGAATCACAG GATTGTGTTTCAGTCGAGCCCCCAGACACTGTGGTTTTAAAAGCCCCGAGATTATCACTGACAGCTAGACAGAGTGAAAAACTGGGACCCCAACTTGCACAGCGATTCCAGTTTTCAAAG GTGTTTGGGCCGGAAACGACACAAAGGCAAATATTTGATGGAACAACAAAAGCTCTTGTAAAGAACGTCCTGGGGGGAGAAAATTCTTTAATCTTCACATACGGTGTAACCAATGCTGGGAAGACGTTCACGTTTTTGG GTCCTGAGAGTGATGGAGGAATTCTGCCCAGGTCACTGAATGTGATCTTTAACAGCATTGTGGGGCGAGTTTATGAACAGAACAACATTAAACCCCACCGTTGCGTCGACTACACCAGATTGACCAGAGACCAGCAGGAAGAAGATGCCAAGATCAAGAAAAACCTTTTACGAAGATTTAAAGAG AGTGATTTGCAAAAAAGCTCCTCCAGCATTTCAAATTCAGCTTGCAGCACCTTGCTTGAGG GTTCAAGTTTTGGTGAGTTGGATGAAGACAGTCTTTGTTTGGAGGAAGATTCCAATGTAAAATTCTCAGTGTGGGTTTCCTTCTGCGAGATCTACAACGAGAACATTCACGACCTGCTCGACTTTATCTCAAATACGTCCCACAGGAGGAGCGTACTGCGACTGTGTCAGGATGTCAAAGGCAACTCATTTGTCAAAG atctgACATGGGTTCAGGTAAACAGTGCAGATGAAGCTTACAAAGTTCTAAAGATCGGAAGGAAAAACCAGAGCTTCTCATCTACAAAGCTCAATAGTGTTTCAAGCAGAAG CCATAGTATCTTCTCCATCCGAATTCTGAGAATTGAAGATATGAGTGTGCCTCGAGTCCAGACGATAAGCGA GTTGTCTCTGTGTGATCTGGCCGGATCAGAACGATGTGCAAAAACCCAAAACAGAGGAGACCGCTTAAAAGAAGCCGGGAACATTAACACATCGTTGTTAACTTTAGGAAAATGCATGAATGCCTTGAGACTGAGTCAGACCCAGTCAAA GTTCCAGCAGCATATCCCCTTTAGAGAAAGCAAACTCACTCACTACCTGCAGGGCTTCTTCTGCGGGCGCGGAAAAGCCTGCATGATCGTTAACATCAACCAGTGTGCTTCAATGTACGATGAAACGCTGAACGTCCTCAAGTTCTCAGCTTTGGCTCAGAAG GTTGTAGTCTTGAACCCCAAACCAGTCTTAAGTGTAGTGCCCAAGAAATCTGCCAGGGAAGTCTCCATGATGATCAACAATGTGGACAAGAGAGAGTGGACCAGGAGAAGCACCTTGATTGGGTGGGAGACAAGCCTGGAGGATGTGctagaggatgaggatgatgaagaaatggatgtagatgaggaggaagaagaggaaagtGCTGAGGAGAGCATGGCGGAAAAAACTGTGCTAGAAGCTGCAGAAGATGAACAGCTGGGTGAG CTACAGCAGAAGATTAAAGAGCTTAAAGAAGAACTCGCCAAGGAGCAATCTGAAAAACTGGCCATAGAATCTCGAATCCGGGAAGAGGTTACCACAGAGTTCATGGAGCTGTTTTCCAATATGGAAAAGGATTACAA cgAACGTcttcagagagagaaggaaatagCTGAAGAAAGAGCTGAGAGGAGATTAGAAATACTTAAGAATTTAGTCAACAAAAACGACACAGAGACGGCAACCACGACTTCTGCTGAGGAGGGAAATAAG GAGGCTAAAACGGTATTCTTGGCTGGAATGATTGAAGAGATGCAGAATGACCTGGTTAACATAAGGAGAGATGCTGAGGCAGCGCAGTCTTGTCTGGAGAGTAGGGGGCATTCTCCCGGAGACGTCAGCACGCTAAAGACACAGCTAGAGGAGATGGCAGAAGAGCTTCTTAAAAACCGCCAGCTCCTGGATAATAAAACTAAGG AAATGAAAGAAGTGCAGGTTTGTTTACAGAATTCTAATGACCAGCTGCTGGAAGTTAAAAAG GATTATGAAAATCAAAAGCTGAGGAATCAGCAACTTATGGAAATGtgtgaagaaaaagatgaaatgaTCTCCAAGCTTCAGACTGCTTTGGATCAAAACATTGAAGCTGCTGATGAAGAT AGAGCCTACATCAACACTATTAAAGAGGAAATCTTAAACTATAGAAATAACTGCAAGTGTATGCTCAATGATGGTGAAGAGAAGAGCAAAGACCAGAAAATTCAACATCTTGCAGAAACTCTCAAAGAGAAAAATGACTTGTTGGCCGAGCTCGAGCGTGAacggcattctcttgatgaaaATTTGAAGAAGCTCACCGAAGATCTAGAAAAACAAGCTCATGAATGTGAATCTGCTTTCTCTTTACTTGATTTAGAAAAAGCGTCTACGACTAAACTGAAAATTGAGAGCAAAGCACTTGCCCGTGAGCTCAGTGATTTCCAGCAAGCAGCCACTGACATGAAGTCCAGGCTCATAGCCATGGAAGCCGAATTAAGTGTTAAGACCATGGAGGCAGCCAAGCTTTCTGAGGAGCTCCAAAAAGCTAAAGCTCTTCTCCAAAAGTATGAAAACGAGGCAACTGAGCAATCCCAGATGATCAAATCCCTGAAGCTGGAGAATGAGAACTTGCACCAGAAACTCAATTCCAAAGAGCTTTtagaagaacaaacaaacaagtgtgCCTTCCAGGAAACCATCACAGCTCTCCGTAGAGAATGCGAGACCATGATGACCGCCTCTCAGGAGAAAAGCAGGAGGATCACAGCCCTGGAGGAGGAAGTCAGTCAGGTGAAAAAGGAAATGAGCCAGCAGCAGACTCTGTGCAATCAGCTTGAGCAAGAGCTAGGTGCTCAGAGAAAGGAGCATGAACATCTGCTCGGTAGCTATGAAGCAGAGAGGCTGATTGTGGAGCAGATGCCGAGACGTCATTCTGAACTGGAGACAGAGCTGCATGGGGTTAGACAGCAGTTGGGTGTCCTGGAGAAGCAACAGCAGGCCTTTAAACACCACTCTGAGAGAGTTAAAGAGCTAGAGAAGAAGCTGGAAGAGAAAGAGGCTAATTGTGCAGATCTGGAGCAGAGACTTCATCTGACTCAGAACAAACTGGACCAGGCGGAGGAGAGCGGTAGATGTCTGGAGAGCGCtcttaaaaaaaggagaaaggatgTGGAGAGTAGCCTTGTTCAAAAGAATGCAGAGCTGGAGAATAAAACTCAGGAACTATTGCA ATCGAGAAAACAGGTAAATGAAGCACTGGAGACAATTAAGACGTTAAATCTTGATCTGGAACAGAAAGAGAAACGTATCGCTGATCTGCTTTCTCAGCTGAAAGAAAGCAATGCTGAAACTGAGCAGCTGCAAAAACAG GTTGTGTCTTTGTCTGAAGAAGTCAGAACACTGCAACAGAAGCTGTGCGATTTGGAGAAAGACAAGGATCGAGCTCTGAACGCCGTCGCCAAGAAAGCGAAGATTATCGAACAACTGAAGACT GAACAAGCCAACAAAGCTGACTATGATACTCAAG AGCTTCTGGCCAAGGAAAAGCTCATTGAAGAAATGCGCCTCACCCTGTCAGACGAAAAGCGGTCACGCACAGAACAAGAGCAACTTCTGGAAGCCAGACTCAATGAGATTAAATCGCTAAGTGGAG AACTTGTGAAGCTGAAAGAGAGCTGTCAAAGAAACAGTGGGAGTCAAGGCGTATCTGATCCTTCACACCAGGAGAAGCAACAAACTGAAAAAACGTCCAAGGTTTTGATA CCTTCAGTGCACGAGTCCTCAGTGCTCTCCACCGAGAGCGAAAAAGAAAAACGCTTTCCCAAACCCGAGCTGGAGATCAGCTTCACCCCTCTCAAACCTGACCGCTTGAACGTCCGCAGGCCTGGAGATGAGGAGTCAGTCACAGTCAAAATCAAGCGCACGGCCAGGAAGAGGAAGAGTACTGAGATTGAG AACTTGTTGGAGTCAGAGAACAGGAAGAACATGCGGCTGAGAGGAAATCACAGGACTAATATACATTGTGTTGAG
- the rpp30 gene encoding ribonuclease P protein subunit p30 codes for MSVYMDLNIIAISDKTKLQNIIETAAHLGYSTVAINYVVEPQQKKQQIPKPLSVSELCEKLPIVQGKSRPIKVLNRLTVVATDASHFRPSNEYKNFDILAVFPKTEKLFHAACMTYDVDIICIAATEKQPFHCKRSPINGAIERGVFFEISYTAAIRDSTMKKYTITNAINLVDVCKGKNVIMASGAETALELRGPYDIANLGLVFGLSDGDAKAAVSTNCRSVVLHGETRMTALGIIHVKKKSHPPSEQPDEASPALKRAKTEAL; via the exons ATGTCGGTATATATGGATCTAAACATAATCGCAATCAGCGACAAGACAAAACTGCAGAACATTATAGAAACAGCTGCTCACC TTGGTTACTCCACAGTTGCAATAAATTATGTAGTGGAACCACAGCAAAAGAAACAG CAAATTCCTAAGCCACTATCTGtttcagagctgtgtgagaAACTCCCCATAGTTCAG GGGAAATCCAGACCAATTAAAGTGCTGAACCGGTTGACTGTGGTGGCCACTGATGCCTCTCACTTT AGGCCGTCCAATGAATACAAGAACTTTGACATTTTGGCTGTGTTTCCCAAAACAGAGAAACTCTTCCAT GCTGCCTGTATGACGTATGATGTGGACATCATCTGTATAGCAGCGACCGAAAAACAGCCTTTCCATTGCAAAAGGTCCCCAATAAATGGG GCAATCGAAAGAGGAGTGTTTTTTGAGATAAGCTACACAGCGGCCATCAGAGACTCCACTATGAAGAAATACACAATCACTAATGCTATCAACCTCGTGGATGTGTGCAAGGGGAAG AATGTCATTATGGCGAGTGGAGCGGAGACA GCTCTCGAGTTGCGTGGCCCGTACGACATCGCCAATCT TGGGCTGGTGTTTGGCCTTTCTGACGGGGACGCTAAAGCTGCAGTCTCCACAAACTGCCGATCTGTTGTCCTGCATGGAG AGACCCGTATGACAGCTTTGGGGATTATTCACGTGAAAAAGAAGAGCCATCCACCCAGTGAGCAGCCAGATGAAGCTTCTCCAGCTTTAAAGAGAGCCAAAACCGAAGCACTTTAG